One Xiphophorus couchianus chromosome 1, X_couchianus-1.0, whole genome shotgun sequence genomic region harbors:
- the LOC114150679 gene encoding zinc finger BED domain-containing protein 4 isoform X1 — translation MASVSKVSILDYFNIVFEGENGKIESNCKACGTRIQAKRSVTSNFVTHLKRKHPAMYDDFVKRKDMKREGYSSACLHSFTTNGGNPRFTLPVTTGTGGGALVSVGGVGTLEGGGGPGAGVTKFDRHDPRQVLISEAIAKMIVHDLQPVSIVENQGFRELLQLLEPRYTPEPQHYIQGQLLPAYAYQAQLATRQAVASAHTLSLSLDLWRSQTQTASGYLGVTCHYLASDWQIRSALLACLPLTCSSSASRVLADFDEVCHSHGVSGRAFCVVADPFPATSTARPSCLPGFLLPPVLTNGQDDDPTDQVLDNAEQWISNGHECNGEEEDWGESWEQGLGVCRVDCFSRSLEQCVREGLRSSPQISSTLTKVARFYNYITSAVPPEKLIQVFDGWLPGGTRNLHDTATDWAAQLKVLRRLLDSVEFLEEVSGPGEVALSSSERALLRELTDILEPFTEAWDMVHRDAQRDTQLDRHVSISLALPCVLGLRKHLSETSTPHCPALLLGLNQSLERLLAPILENPLYITATTLDPQFKLTWSSNPDWHKQVLLEELSKHSTASPPADLNTDISPQSQTLPTPSPSPVSSLSRPCKLFSFIKQRPATQAKSLEQELSVYLHEEPTDEEALHYWRRKTIDFPLLAQVAKRAFTIPACDTVVENIFSAARRLLLPERGHVLPKNLETLIYLKANYKLLWT, via the exons ATGGCGTCAGTTTCGAAAGTGTCTATCCTGGATTATTTCAATATTGTGTTCGAGGGGGAAAATGGTAAAATCGAGTCCAACTGTAAGGCTTGTGGCACCAGAATCCAGGCGAAACGGAGCGTTACGTCCAACTTCGTTACACATCTTAAG CGTAAACACCCAGCTATGTATGATGACTTTGTGAAAAGGAAGGATATGAAGAGAGAGGGTTATTCCTCTGCTTGCCTGCACAGTTTCACAACCAATGGAGGAAACCCCCGCTTCACACTCCCTGTAACAACTGGAACAGGAGGAGGAGCCCTAGTAAGTGTTGGAGGAGTGGGCACCCTTGAGGGAGGAGGAGGCCCTGGAGCAGGGGTGACTAAGTTTGACAGACATGACCCCCGTCAG GTTCTCATCTCCGAGGCGATAGCTAAGATGATCGTGCATGACCTGCAGCCAGTGTCTATTGTGGAAAATCAGGGCTTCAGGGAGTTGCTGCAGCTCCTGGAGCCCCGTTACACCCCTGAGCCCCAGCACTACATCCAGGGACAGCTTCTCCCTGCCTACGCTTACCAGGCTCAGCTGGCTACACGTCAGGCCGTAGCATCAGCACACACCCTCAGTCTTAGCTTAGACCTCTGGAGGAGCCAAACTCAAACTGCGTCAGG GTATCTCGGTGTTACCTGCCATTATCTTGCATCTGACTGGCAGATACGTTCTGCTCTCCTGGCCTGCCTCCCACTGACTTGCAGTAGCTCGGCGAGCCGTGTGCTGGCAGATTTTGACGAAGTGTGTCATTCTCACGGCGTGTCAGGGAGAGCATTTTGCGTCGTTGCAGACCCTTTTCCAGCGACGTCAACGGCGAGGCCAAGTTGTCTTCCTGGCTTCTTGCTTCCACCTGTTCTTACTAACGGCCAAGATGATGATCCGACAGATCAAGTGCTGGACAATGCAGAGCAATGGATCAGTAATGGCCACGAGTGTaatggagaggaggaagactGGGGGGAGTCTTGGGAACAGGGTTTGGGCGTTTGTCGGGTAGACTGTTTCTCTCGCTCTCTGGAACAATGTGTCAGGGAGGGGTTGCGCTCTTCCCCACAAATTTCCTCTACTTTGACCAAGGTTGCACGTTTCTATAACTATATTACCTCTGCTGTACCTCctgagaaactcatccaggtgTTTGATGGGTGGTTGCCTGGGGGAACCCGAAACCTTCACGATACTGCTACAGATTGGGCTGCTCAACTCAAG GTCTTGCGGCGGCTTCTGGACTCAGTGGAGTTCCTGGAGGAGGTGAGCGGTCCCGGGGAGGTAGCGTTGAGTAGCTCAGAAAGAGCCCTGCTAAGGGAACTCACTGACATTTTGGAGCCCTTCACTGAGGCCTGGGACATGGTGCACAGAGACGCACAGAGAGACACCCAACTGGACAGACATGTGTCCATCAGTTTGGCTCTGCCTTGTGTTCTTGGTCTGCGCAAGCACCTCTCTGAGACATCAACTCCCCACTGCCCCGCCCTCCTGCTCGGTCTAAACCAGTCCCTGGAACGCCTTCTGGCGCCGATCCTGGAAAACCCATTGTACATTACTGCGACCACCCTGGACCCCCAGTTTAAACTTACTTGGAGCAGCAACCCTGACTGGCACAAGCAAGTTCTCCTAGAGGAATTATCCAAACATTCCACAGCCTCTCCCCCAGCCGACCTCAACACAGACATTAGCCCTCAGTCCCAAACTCTTCCTACTCCATCACCATCCCCGGTCTCCTCGTTGTCTCGCCCCTGCAAATTGTTCTCTTTTATCAAGCAGAGACCTGCGACACAGGCTAAAAGCCTGGAACAGGAGTTATCTGTCTACCTTCACGAGGAGCCCACAGATGAAGAGGCTTTGCATTACTGGCGCCGTAAAACCATTGACTTTCCTCTGCTAGCTCAAGTAGCCAAAAGAGCATTTACCATACCTGCTTGTGACACTGTGGTGGAGAATATCTTTTCTGCAGCCAGACGCCTCCTGTTGCCAGAGAGAGGCCACGTCCTACCAAAGAACTTGGAGACACTCATCTACCTCAAAGCCAACTACAAATTGTTGTGGACTTAA
- the apobec2b gene encoding C->U-editing enzyme APOBEC-2b: protein MADKTSRLGVRRKEKAPETKANEEKDKEKAKEKAVKTPDKLSKKQENTPEPQRTDEKKTNGESEGATGAAAANNSEDNGEFKPIELPPFEIVTGERMSPFYFKFQFRNVEYSSGRNKTLLCFRVDTAGGNAEPLKGYMEDEHATAHAEEAFFQQVLPNSSKEYDVTWYVSSSPCVACAAKLTNILQQHKKLHLSIFCSRLFEWEEPEIVEGLKALVRAGCKLRMMKPIDFQHVWEMYVEQEGESFTPWEDCQENYEYYVERLTDILK from the exons ATGGCCGACAAAACCAGCCGGTTAGGCGTTCGTAGGAAGGAGAAAGCGCCAGAAACCAAAGCAAATGAGGAGAAGGACAAGGAAAAGGCCAAAGAGAAAGCTGTAAAAACTCCAGACAAGCTCAGCAAAAAGCAAGAGAACACCCCAGAGCCGCAGAGGACCGACGAGAAGAAGACAAATGGTGAAAGCGAAGGGGCAACaggggcagcagcagcaaataacAGTGAGGATAATGGAGAGTTTAAGCCCATAGAGCTGCCACCTTTTGAAATTGTCACTGG GGAGAGAATGAGCCCGTTCTACTTCAAGTTTCAGTTCAGGAACGTGGAGTATTCATCGGGCAGGAACAAAACGCTCCTGTGTTTCAGAGTGGACACAGCGGGGGGCAACGCAGAGCCTCTGAAAGGCTACATGGAGGATGAACATGCCACAGCCCACGCTGAGGAGGCCTTCTTCCAGCAG GTTCTCCCAAACTCCTCTAAGGAATATGACGTGACATGGTACGTTTCATCCAGCCCCTGCGTCGCTTGTGCCGCCAAGTTGACCAACATCCTCCAGCAGCACAAGAAGCTGCACCTCTCCATATTCTGCTCCCGTCTCTTTGAATGGGAGGAGCCGGAGATAGTGGAAGGCCTGAAGGCCCTGGTGAGAGCCGGCTGCAAGCTGCGGATGATGAAGCCCATTGACTTCCAGCATGTTTGGGAAATGTATGTGGAACAGGAGGGCGAGAGCTTTACACCGTGGGAGGATTGCCAGGAGAACTATGAGTACTATGTGGAGAGACTGACCGATATCCTCAAGTAG
- the ebp gene encoding 3-beta-hydroxysteroid-Delta(8),Delta(7)-isomerase, which produces MDAASAKKTPHPFWPRDLVIPSYVANDRSMSEILVFLFSVSGGFLLVTWLITGVAGRLGTWRRLALCWFAVCGFIHSVIEGWFCLYYDILPGDQSFLSQLWKEYSKGDSRYVIADNFTVCMETVTAVLWGPFSFWTVYSFLTTKSYRFVLQLIISLGQIYGAVLYFFTEHRDGYVHSEFGHPIYFWFYFIFMNFLWIVIPLVLIVDAWRQLSAAQSLSDSSKTQKVKRK; this is translated from the exons ATGGATGCCGCCTCAGCAAAAAAAACTCCTCATCCTTTCTGGCCCCGGGACCTGGTGATTCCCTCTTATGTGGCTAATGATCGGTCCATGTCAGAGATTCTGGTGTTTCTCTTCTCTGTCTCTGGGGGTTTTCTACTTGTAACCTGGCTGATCACTGGGGTCGCTGGCAGGCTGGGAACATGGAGGCGTCTGGCCCTCTGCTGGTTTGCCGTTTGTGGATTCATCCATAGCGTCATCGAGGGatggttttgtctttattatgaCATTTTACCAGGGGATCAGAGCTTCCTGTCACAACTGT GGAAGGAGTACTCCAAAGGGGACAGTAGATATGTTAT aGCTGATAACTTCACAGTTTGTATGGAGACCGTGACCGCTGTCTTATGGGGTCCATTCAGTTTTTGGACCGTTTATTCCTTTTTAACTACCAAGTCCTACAGATTTGTTCTGCAGCTGATCATTTCACTCG GTCAGATATACGGAGCAGTGCTGTACTTCTTCACAGAGCACAGAGATGGTTATGTTCACAGCGAGTTCGGACATCCAATCTACTTCTGGTTCTACTTTATCTTCATGAATTTTCTGTGGATTGTCATTCCTCTGGTGCTCATTGTGGATGCGTGGAGACAGCTATCAGCAGCCCAGTCACTTTCAGACAGTTCAAAGACACAGAAGGTTAAAAGGAAGTAA
- the vma22 gene encoding vacuolar ATPase assembly protein VMA22, whose translation MGVLREEDSCLLLDEKLLYFMDQLELLEGKRKTLNSLIEQGWFSISKARYSMGNKQVSALQFANEMEPLVSVHVRTLENDEVEFCAVRSSRKCNDKFVKEPTSIEDIGPQEEGIRRRRNTKSDVAEKKTSEDISSEKAPEVNPGRKRDHNPQQDPLKWFGILVPQSLKQAQSSFKQVIELSAEIAALQIVVLNARQELKHDLRNNDGSTGLNTSARLNEKEADVLSANESL comes from the exons ATGGGTGTATTGAGAGAAGAAGACTCTTGTCTTTTGTTGGATGAaaagctgctttattttatgGATCAGCTCGAGTTATTGGAGGGGAAACGGAAGACTCTGAACTCACTCATCGAGCAG GGGTGGTTCTCCATAAGCAAGGCCCGTTACTCTATGGGAAACAAGCAGGTTTCTGCTCTTCAGTTTGCAAACGAGATGGAGCCACTGGTTTCTGTGCATGTTAG AACCCTGGAGAATGATGAGGTAGAATTTTGCGCAGTCAGATCGTCACGAAAATGCAATGACAAATTTGTAAAAGAACCAACCTCAATAGAGGATATTGGACCTCAAGAAGAAG gcATTAGACgaagaagaaatacaaaaagtgatgtagcagaaaaaaagacaagtgaAGACATAAGCAGTGAAAAAGCTCCTGAGGTAAACCCTGGCAGGAAAAGAGACCATAATCCTCAGCAGGACCCACTAAAGTGGTTTGGGATTTTGGTGCCGCAGTCTCTGAAACAAGCACAGTCATCGTTCAAACAAG TCATAGAGCTTTCAGCTGAGATTGCAGCTCTCCAGATCGTGGTTTTAAACGCCAGACAGGAGCTGAAGCATGACTTGAGAAACAATGATGGCTCAACTGGACTAAATACCTCTGCTCGATTAAATGAGAAGGAAGCGgatgttctttcagcaaacgaGAGTTTATAA
- the LOC114150679 gene encoding zinc finger BED domain-containing protein 4 isoform X2 encodes MVKSSPTVRLVAPESRRNGALRPTSLHILSFTTNGGNPRFTLPVTTGTGGGALVSVGGVGTLEGGGGPGAGVTKFDRHDPRQVLISEAIAKMIVHDLQPVSIVENQGFRELLQLLEPRYTPEPQHYIQGQLLPAYAYQAQLATRQAVASAHTLSLSLDLWRSQTQTASGYLGVTCHYLASDWQIRSALLACLPLTCSSSASRVLADFDEVCHSHGVSGRAFCVVADPFPATSTARPSCLPGFLLPPVLTNGQDDDPTDQVLDNAEQWISNGHECNGEEEDWGESWEQGLGVCRVDCFSRSLEQCVREGLRSSPQISSTLTKVARFYNYITSAVPPEKLIQVFDGWLPGGTRNLHDTATDWAAQLKVLRRLLDSVEFLEEVSGPGEVALSSSERALLRELTDILEPFTEAWDMVHRDAQRDTQLDRHVSISLALPCVLGLRKHLSETSTPHCPALLLGLNQSLERLLAPILENPLYITATTLDPQFKLTWSSNPDWHKQVLLEELSKHSTASPPADLNTDISPQSQTLPTPSPSPVSSLSRPCKLFSFIKQRPATQAKSLEQELSVYLHEEPTDEEALHYWRRKTIDFPLLAQVAKRAFTIPACDTVVENIFSAARRLLLPERGHVLPKNLETLIYLKANYKLLWT; translated from the exons ATGGTAAAATCGAGTCCAACTGTAAGGCTTGTGGCACCAGAATCCAGGCGAAACGGAGCGTTACGTCCAACTTCGTTACACATCTTAAG TTTCACAACCAATGGAGGAAACCCCCGCTTCACACTCCCTGTAACAACTGGAACAGGAGGAGGAGCCCTAGTAAGTGTTGGAGGAGTGGGCACCCTTGAGGGAGGAGGAGGCCCTGGAGCAGGGGTGACTAAGTTTGACAGACATGACCCCCGTCAG GTTCTCATCTCCGAGGCGATAGCTAAGATGATCGTGCATGACCTGCAGCCAGTGTCTATTGTGGAAAATCAGGGCTTCAGGGAGTTGCTGCAGCTCCTGGAGCCCCGTTACACCCCTGAGCCCCAGCACTACATCCAGGGACAGCTTCTCCCTGCCTACGCTTACCAGGCTCAGCTGGCTACACGTCAGGCCGTAGCATCAGCACACACCCTCAGTCTTAGCTTAGACCTCTGGAGGAGCCAAACTCAAACTGCGTCAGG GTATCTCGGTGTTACCTGCCATTATCTTGCATCTGACTGGCAGATACGTTCTGCTCTCCTGGCCTGCCTCCCACTGACTTGCAGTAGCTCGGCGAGCCGTGTGCTGGCAGATTTTGACGAAGTGTGTCATTCTCACGGCGTGTCAGGGAGAGCATTTTGCGTCGTTGCAGACCCTTTTCCAGCGACGTCAACGGCGAGGCCAAGTTGTCTTCCTGGCTTCTTGCTTCCACCTGTTCTTACTAACGGCCAAGATGATGATCCGACAGATCAAGTGCTGGACAATGCAGAGCAATGGATCAGTAATGGCCACGAGTGTaatggagaggaggaagactGGGGGGAGTCTTGGGAACAGGGTTTGGGCGTTTGTCGGGTAGACTGTTTCTCTCGCTCTCTGGAACAATGTGTCAGGGAGGGGTTGCGCTCTTCCCCACAAATTTCCTCTACTTTGACCAAGGTTGCACGTTTCTATAACTATATTACCTCTGCTGTACCTCctgagaaactcatccaggtgTTTGATGGGTGGTTGCCTGGGGGAACCCGAAACCTTCACGATACTGCTACAGATTGGGCTGCTCAACTCAAG GTCTTGCGGCGGCTTCTGGACTCAGTGGAGTTCCTGGAGGAGGTGAGCGGTCCCGGGGAGGTAGCGTTGAGTAGCTCAGAAAGAGCCCTGCTAAGGGAACTCACTGACATTTTGGAGCCCTTCACTGAGGCCTGGGACATGGTGCACAGAGACGCACAGAGAGACACCCAACTGGACAGACATGTGTCCATCAGTTTGGCTCTGCCTTGTGTTCTTGGTCTGCGCAAGCACCTCTCTGAGACATCAACTCCCCACTGCCCCGCCCTCCTGCTCGGTCTAAACCAGTCCCTGGAACGCCTTCTGGCGCCGATCCTGGAAAACCCATTGTACATTACTGCGACCACCCTGGACCCCCAGTTTAAACTTACTTGGAGCAGCAACCCTGACTGGCACAAGCAAGTTCTCCTAGAGGAATTATCCAAACATTCCACAGCCTCTCCCCCAGCCGACCTCAACACAGACATTAGCCCTCAGTCCCAAACTCTTCCTACTCCATCACCATCCCCGGTCTCCTCGTTGTCTCGCCCCTGCAAATTGTTCTCTTTTATCAAGCAGAGACCTGCGACACAGGCTAAAAGCCTGGAACAGGAGTTATCTGTCTACCTTCACGAGGAGCCCACAGATGAAGAGGCTTTGCATTACTGGCGCCGTAAAACCATTGACTTTCCTCTGCTAGCTCAAGTAGCCAAAAGAGCATTTACCATACCTGCTTGTGACACTGTGGTGGAGAATATCTTTTCTGCAGCCAGACGCCTCCTGTTGCCAGAGAGAGGCCACGTCCTACCAAAGAACTTGGAGACACTCATCTACCTCAAAGCCAACTACAAATTGTTGTGGACTTAA